A portion of the Salminus brasiliensis chromosome 9, fSalBra1.hap2, whole genome shotgun sequence genome contains these proteins:
- the kiaa0232 gene encoding uncharacterized protein KIAA0232 homolog, whose protein sequence is MRPVSGESSGPAPPESVSRPFPVLGSLPPSEMSLLQSLGPVQSWLGQELEKCGIDAMIYTRYVLSLLLHDSYDYDLQDQENDIFLGWEKGAGKKWGKSRRKAGTDLSLEEMKKQAAVQCLRSASDENSGIESLVEELCSKLKEIQNKQKEKDKQTSKKSDGSRSPELAESPSSKDQVEMYYEAFPPLSEKSVCLQEIMTVWNKAKACTYSSSSSSAAPQTSTDTSSPKDCTSEGEIFKDKGPDAFSTTATTEKAQQRRSKKEKENRYHVGATGVSDDQAASQNKRQARNRSDLGHRPRSWSSGSSEGGSSSSGNQDSKTSNSKGVRVRHKSREVGSRSKKGRNSGQVKLALKAIDKEERRNTGSSCGATEGPSKQQQHYTKKGKRPLREIRKDPSWAQVRESGGEACNNKEYMEEPLWYTEPISEYFVPLSQSKLETKYRSKPDSLNDLATSIDMDCLSERVQGICIANSLFQRAYLAAGTFVDGHFVEVPGEGNEEATELNGTSSCPPPEDGQDLDDEHLSEFTHFYEVDIYQSILDPSASDAVQESRILNMIRQKSSEPRDVEAGCRIVLDGLELQGESAIMVDSLGASGADVTLTQDMENIAHVWECCSSSSSEDLEGESCAGDSPVRLSPVLGGVPFNLSRLPGALGEPPLQETGALNSCFSLFELQCDSSAFPFPCDSLASSRDNVDSSSCLDPLGNKQSRLLIWTKNSAFDETEHCSNLSTRTCSPWSHSEETRSDSEQVGAQVDESAPFGSEEVGHIIPPLPASYLEEELLDFLQENPSHQQDEMSVGTVSNQTFNKVSKLESVCGIALEQAESKQYNAVLFADDANQQNDDYSSGIIKDIWMAIGDRDCVLALGVEKAGETLFSEETPSYQCCCLDVEVKGEPIQKKAVQRSEYHLWEGQKEDQGLAKGKLSKIDGGDYTTPARPWDANSEKDNTSFILGGVYGELKTLSNDKEWAVVPPDDACSSLLQCAAASSSDVVTIAGTDAFMNTGSCFAPGHKPLWRPLVSFGQNDQASKGTGDGLNKGFSVIFHEDLLGSCGGYCGEEQGLDYPFSSLDLNNPFSQVLHVECSFEPEDMASFSPGFKPKSILCSESTDSEPFCPRLYGINRTQYRAIRISPRTHFRPISASELSPGWCSVSDAESEKEETSLPVPGQTDVFDDPQADLKPLEEDAECEGPYYGKSELESGKFLPRLKKSGMEKSAQTSLDSQEGGGTSLPTAEPEICLDCEIAEVSAVASEVSSRVEVPTDTLQEEESCIERETCRCVGTSQVPEFGKSYNMVQELHEFPLLSFGEQSMTRSQQEECWWQNTLCSPMFSGSRCTGSSNI, encoded by the exons GAAAACGACATCTTCCTGGGTTGGGAGAAGGGAGCAGGGAAGAAGTGGGGGAAGAGCAGGAGGAAGGCAGGGACGGACCTTAGTctggaggagatgaagaagCAAGCCGCTGTGCAATGCCTGCGTTCTGCCTCTGACGAA AACTCTGGAATCGAAAGCTTGGTTGAGGAGCTTTGCTCCAAACTTAAAGAAATTCAGAATAAACAAAAGG AAAAAGACAAGCAAACAAGTAAGAAGTCTGATGGATCTCGGTCTCCTGAATTAGCTGAATCCCCTTCCTCTAAAGATCAGGTGGAAAT GTACTACGAAGCCTTTCCACCTCTCTCTGAGAAATCCGTTTGTCTCCAAGAGATCATGACGGTGTGGAACAAGGCTAAAGCATGCACGTATTCCAGCTCCTCCTCATCTGCTGCCCCTCAGACAAGCACGGACACATCTTCCCCAAAAGACTGCACCAGCGAAGGCGAGATCTTCAAGGACAAAGGGCCCGATGCATTTAGCACCACCGCAACTACCGAGAAGGCTCAACAGCGGCGCAGCAAGAAGGAAAAAGAGAACCGATACCACGTGGGTGCGACTGGGGTATCCGATGACCAGGCTGCCTCCCAAAACAAGAGGCAGGCCAGAAACCGATCTGATTTAGGGCACCGTCCCCGATCCTGGTCCTCTGGCTCAAGTGAGGGTGGCTCGAGCTCCAGCGgtaaccaagactcaaaaaccTCTAATAGCAAAGGAGTTCGGGTTCGACACAAGTCTCGCGAGGTTGGCAGCAGAAGCAAAAAGGGGCGCAACAGTGGGCAAGTCAAACTGGCCCTGAAGGCTATTGACAAGGAAGAGCGTAGAAACACAGGTAGCAGTTGCGGCGCCACCGAAGGCCCTTCAAAGCAACAGCAGCACTACACGAAAAAAGGCAAGAGGCCGTTGAGGGAGATTCGTAAAGATCCCAGCTGGGCTCAGGTGAGGGAGTCTGGAGGTGAGGCTTGTAACAATAAGGAATATATGGAAGAACCCCTTTGGTATACCGAGCCCATCTCTGAGTATTTTGTCCCGTTAAGCCAGAGTAAACTGGAGACAAAGTACCGAAGCAAACCAGACTCCCTCAATGACCTGGCCACGTCCATTGACATGGACTGTCTGTCGGAGAGGGTGCAAGGGATCTGCATCGCCAACTCCTTGTTTCAAAGGGCGTACCTTGCAGCAGGTACTTTTGTGGACGGGCACTTCGTCGAAGTGCCTGGCGAAGGAAATGAGGAGGCCACTGAACTAAACGGGACCTCAAGCTGCCCTCCTCCCGAGGATGGTCAAGATTTAGATGATGAGCATCTGTCTGAATTCACTCACTTCTATGAAGTCGATATATATCAATCCATATTGGATCCTAGTGCCTCAGATGCAGTACAAGAGAGCCGGATCTTAAACATGATTCGGCAAAAGAGCAGCGAGCCGAGAGACGTCGAGGCAGGGTGTCGCATAGTTTTAGATGGCCTTGAGCTGCAAGGGGAAAGTGCAATAATGGTGGATTCTCTGGGAGCTTCAGGAGCTGACGTGACCCTCACGCAGGATATGGAAAACATAGCTCACGTGTGGGAGTGCTGCTCATCTTCTAGTTCTGAGGATTTAGAAGGAGAAAGCTGTGCGGGCGACTCTCCGGTTAGGCTCTCCCCTGTGCTGGGCGGCGTGCCGTTTAACCTCAGCAGGCTGCCTGGGGCTCTCGGGGAGCCTCCTCTTCAAGAAACCGGTGCCCTGAACTCCTGCTTCTCGCTCTTTGAGCTGCAGTGCGACAGTTCTGCTTTCCCCTTTCCCTGCGACTCGCTTGCGTCGAGTCGCGACAACGTAGATTCAAGTAGCTGTCTAGATCCCCTCGGAAACAAACAGTCCCGCTTGCTAATTTGGACCAAAAACAGTGCCTTCGATGAAACCGAACACTGCTCTAACCTCTCGACGAGGACTTGCAGCCCGTGGTCCCACTCGGAGGAGACGCGTTCGGACAGCGAGCAAGTAGGTGCTCAGGTGGACGAGTCGGCTCCGTTCGGCAGCGAAGAGGTCGGCCACATAATTCCTCCGCTCCCGGCTTCCTATCTGGAGGAAGAACTTCTGGATTTTTTGCAGGAGAACCCAAGTCACCAGCAAGACGAAATGAGTGTAGGCACGGTGTCCAACCAGACCTTCAACAAGGTGTCTAAACTGGAGTCTGTTTGTGGAATAGCGTTGGAGCAGGCCGAGAGCAAGCAGTACAACGCCGTTTTGTTTGCAGATGACGCGAACCAACAAAACGATGATTACAGCTCAGGAATAATAAAAGACATTTGGATGGCCATTGGAGACCGAGATTGCGTCTTGGCGCTCGGAGTGGAGAAGGCAGGAGAGACCCTGTTTTCAGAGGAGACGCCCAGCTACCAGTGCTGCTGTCTTGATGTCGAGGTGAAGGGCGAGCCTATCCAGAAGAAGGCTGTGCAGCGTTCCGAGTACCACCTGTGGGAGGGTCAGAAAGAGGACCAGGGGCTGGCCAAAGGTAAGCTCTCCAAGATAGACGGAGGGGATTATACCACACCTGCCAGACCTTGGGACGCTAATTCGGAGAAGGACAATACGTCATTTATTCTTGGCGGGGTGTACGGAGAGCTAAAGACCCTAAGTAATGATAAGGAATGGGCTGTGGTTCCGCCTGACGACGCCTGCAGCAGCCTGTTGCAGTGCGCAGCAGCTTCCTCCTCCGATGTGGTGACCATCGCGGGGACGGACGCGTTCATGAACACGGGCAGTTGCTTTGCTCCTGGGCATAAGCCTCTGTGGAGACCTTTGGTGTCCTTTGGACAGAACGATCAGGCAAGCAAAGGGACGGGGGACGGACTGAATAAGGGATTTTCCGTTATCTTCCATGAAGATTTACTCGGATCCTGCGGAGGCTACTGCGGAGAGGAGCAGGGACTGGATTACCCGTTTTCGTCCTTGGATCTGAATAACCCTTTTTCCCAAGTCCTGCATGTGGAATGCTCCTTCGAACCCGAAGACATGGCTTCGTTCAGCCCAGGCTTCAAGCCGAAGTCTATACTGTGCTCGGAGTCAACGGACAGCGAGCCCTTCTGTCCGCGGTTGTACGGCATCAACCGCACTCAGTATCGGGCCATCCGCATATCCCCGAGGACTCACTTTCGGCCAATATCTGCCTCTGAACTGTCTCCGGGTTGGTGCAGCGTGTCCGACGCGGAGTCTGAGAAGGAGGAAACGAGTCTTCCCGTTCCCGGTCAGACGGACGTCTTCGACGATCCGCAGGCAGACCTCAAACCCCTGGAGGAAGATGCGGAGTGCGAAGGCCCTTACTACGGGAAGTCCGAACTGGAATCTGGTAAATTCTTACCCAGATTAAAGAAGTCCGGCATGGAGAAGAGTGCCCAGACTTCTCTGGATTCGCAGGAAGGTGGGGGTACGTCTCTGCCAACCGCAGAGCCGGAGATTTGCTTAGATTGTGAAATTGCGGAAGTGTCTGCTGTGGCATCAGAGGTCAGCTCTCGTGTGGAGGTGCCTACAGATACGCTTCAGGAAGAAGAGTCTTGCATAGAAAGAGAGACTTGCAGGTGTGTTGGGACAAGCCAGGTTCCAGAGTTTGGGAAGTCCTACAACATGGTTCAAGAGTTGCATGAG TTTCCCCTGTTGAGTTTTGGAGAGCAGAGTATGACGAGAAGCCAGCAGGAGGAGTGCTGGTGGCAGAACACACTCTGCTCCCCCATGTTTTCAGGATCTCGATGCACAG GCAGCAGTAACATATGA